DNA sequence from the Prosthecobacter sp. SYSU 5D2 genome:
CTCAGGGCGCTTGCTCACCCAGCGCTCGTTGGCCTCCGTCATGAACGGGCCCGGGGCAATGCAGTTGACTGTCACCCCCTGCGCCGCCCAGTCGGCGGCCAGCGCCTTGCTGAACATGGTGAGAGCTGCCTTGGCGGTTTCGTAAGACCGGCCGCGCATGGCTTTGCCCGGCCAGAAGGCATGGATGGAGGTGATGTTGATGACGCGCCCCCAGCCGCGTGGCAGCATGGCCCCGCCGAGCTGCTTAGTGCAGACAAAGGCCTGGTTTAAATTGAGGTCCAGCAGCCGCTGCCAGTCAGCCAGAGGCAGATCCTCCGTTGGCGTATTGATGCGGCGGCCACCGACATTGTTCACCAGGATGTCGATCACCGGGAAGCGCCGCAAGGCTTCTGCGCAAAAGCTCTCCGCCTCCTCGGGGGTGGAAAGGTCCGCTTGCAGCCCCTCGGCGCTCAGTCCCTCCGCGCGCAACTCGGCCACGGCTGCTTCCAGCCGTGCAGCGTCACTGCCGCAGATGATGACCTCCGCACCGGCTTCGGCCAGCGCCCGCGCCATGGCCAGTCCAAGCCCGCGCGTGCCACCCGTGATGAGCGCCCGCCGTTGGTGGAGTCGGAACTGGTCGAGAACACTCATGAGGGCAGGTCTTCAGTCCACAAACTGCATCTCATTTCCCGCCAGAAGTGCCTGGGCATACTGGGACCAGACGGCAGGGTCGGTTTCGCGACCTTGGAAAAAACGCAGGGCAGCAGCCTTTTCGAGGCGGTTCGGGCTGCGCTGATAAAGTCGTGTATAAACCTGGCCAATGCGGGCTTCCAGGTTAGCGGCATTGCTGTTGAGCAGCACACCGCCAAGCACATCCGCCTGCTCCAGCATGAAGGGTGAGTTTAAAGCAAATAGGCCTTGCAGCGGCGTGATGGTCTCCACGCGCCACGGGCTGTGGGAGCCGGGATCAGGTACGTCGTGGATGCGCAGCATCGGGTGCATGTCCTGACGGTCGGAAGCGCCGTATAGGGAGCGGCGGCCATTGTCTGGGGCGCTGATGTCCAGCGCCGGGCCGCCGAGGCTGAGATCCAGCCGGCCCGAGGCGCTCAGTATCGCATCCCGCCAGGATTCCCAGTCGAGCCGGCGGCGGGGCATGCGGCTAAAGAATTTGTTCTCCGGATCGCGCTGCTCGCTTTCTGGGGCAAGGGATGACTGCTGCCAGGTGGCCGAGCTGAGGATCTCGCGATGCAGCCATTTAAACGACCATCCGCGCTCGATGAAACGCGCGGAGAGATCATCCAGAAGCTCAGGGTGCGAAGGAGCTTCACCGAGATTGCCAAACTCGCTCGGGGTGTCCACCAGGCCACGGCCAAAATGGTGTTTCCAAACCCGGTTGACGATGACCCGCGCTGTCAGGGGAGCGGCGTCTTCGATCAATGCCTGCGCCAGCTCCAGCCTGCCGCTGCCTTGGGTGAAAAGGCGCGGGCTGCCCGTTTTGGAAGGGAAGGCGGAAAGAAAGCGCCGTGGCACCACCTGGCCGACATCGTTCGGATTGCCCCGTTTGTGCAGTTCAAGATCCCGGGCCATGCCGGTTTTGTAATCCAGCTTCGTGCCTTTTTTGTTGTCCGCTTCCACCACATATAAGGCGGCTTCTTCGACGGCATTGGCCATGGGGACGTTATAGTGTGGAGTGCGCCCCTGAATGGCCGTGATCTCCTTTTGCCGTTCGGCAATCTGTGCCGCCAGGTCCTTCTGTTTCTTTTTCTTGAGGTCCGTGATCTCCTTTTCCAGCGCGGCCACCTTTTCCCTGGCCACGGCCACGGGTGCCCATAGCTCCTCGTCCATAGTCGGCCGCTCCGTCTTCTTCACGCTCGCAAACACACCCGCGAGGGCGTAATAATCCTCAGCGGAGATGGGGTCAGACTTGTGGTCATGGCAGCGTGCGCAGGCCACGGTGAGGCCTAAAAACGTGCGGCTGACGGCATCCACATGCTCCTCCCATTCATCGGCGACAGTGGTCTTGATGATGTCCGGCGGCAGTTGCAGCTCTTTGAAGTAAGAAGGGCTCAGGCCCAGGAAACCGAGGGCAGGCAGCTCCTGGGGCCCGTATTCCGGCAGGTAGTCAGTGGCAAGCTGACGCAGGATGAAGCGGTCATACGGCATGTCCTCATTGAAGGCTTTCACCACCCAGTCGCGATAAAGATAGGACGACTTGGTGGTCGTCAGCCAGGTGGGCACACGGTCCGTGTAGCGGGCCAGGTCCAGCCAGTGCCGGGCCCAGCGTTCCCCGTAATGAGCAGAGGCGAGCAGGCGGGTGATGGCGGCCGGTATGTCCTCGGTGGGTATTCCGTTTCCAGCCTCAAGACCCGCTTGGGCTGGAGGCAGACCGGTAAGGTCATAAGCCAGGCGTCGCAGCAGCGTGCGTGCATCCGCTGGAGCTGCGGGTTTCAGCCCCGCGCTTTCCATCCGCCCCAGGATGTAATGGTCAATGCGGTTGCGCGGCCAGGCGGTGTTTTTTACCGGCGGAGGCTCCGTCTTCTGCAGGGGCTGAAAGGACCACGGGGTGGGCATGACCTCATCCGTTGCCGCTCTTGCCGCCACACTGATGCAGAGCGGCAAGCCAGTCAGGAGAATGACAGAGAGGAGGCGCACAGGAATAATACACCCGGACGTGAAGAAGCTTTCAGAGGCCAAAGGCCGCATCCATCTGCTGGGAGACGCCCGTCAAATAAGCAAGGTCACCGCCGGCCACTTCCGCAGCAAGCCAGCCATGATAGTTGATCTCCAGGAGGGCCTTGCGCACATCGGCATAATCAATGTCACCTTCGCCGATCGGGGTGAACTTGCTTTCGGCGCGGGAGAAACCTTTGACGTCCAGCTTGATCACACGCTTGCCCAGCTGGCGGATCCAGTCGCCCATGCTGCCGTATTTCCAGTGGTTGCCGATGTCGAACTGCATGCCCACCCAGGGGGAGTTGAACTCGTCCACGTATTTCACAAACTTGTCCGCTGTCTGATCCGCGCCGCCGTCGTGATTGTAGAGGAACTGGTTCCAGACGTTCTCGATGACAATGGACACGCCCAGCTCCGCCGCCAGCGGCACCGCCTTGGCAATGTTTTCCACCGAGCGCGGCCAGATTTCATTTTCGGGGCCGTCCTCACCTTTGCCGACGACAAGCAGCACGCTGTGACCACCGACGGCATGAGTATCGCGAAGAGCTGTTTTGAGATCGGCCAGGGCCTGGGCACGGGTGGCGGCATCAGCGCTGGTATGGCGGATTTTCCAATGGCTGCCGCAGACGGTGCCGTCCACAGGCAGGCCGGATTCCGCAATGGCCTTTTTCGTTTCCTCCACATCCATGGGCGGAGCATTGAGCTCGATGCCCATGAAACCGGCCTGTTTGGCGGCCTTGAACTTGTCCGTCAGGCTGCCGTCCACTTTCACCATGCCAATCTTCAGCGTCTTATAAAGGCGGCCTGCCAGGGCGTGCGGGACGTCCGGTGCGGCGGCCACGTTTTGCCAGGCAGGCAGGGCAGTCGCGGCAGTGAGGAGGGAAGTGGTGCGGAGAAACTGGCGGCGGCTGGTGCTCATAGTGGGTGAATGGAAACAAACGCGCCGGTGGGCGGTCTCCATTCAAACGCAGGCCATCTCCCGCAAACTGGTGCTGCGGTGATGACAAGGCGTCTTTTGGTGTGCTGTCAGACGCGCAGGGTCAGGCATCGCGCAGCAGGATGGCATCCACATTGATGCCATCGTAAAGCGCATCGCTGAGGATGACCAGGGGATCGCCGGTCTTGATGTGACCATGCTTGCGGAGCATGTCCATGGCATCGCGGATGGCCTTGTCCGGAGTGCCTTCTTCAAAAGGCAGCACAAAGGGCTGCACACCGCGCGCACTGACCAGAGTGCGGCTGACGTGGAGATGCGGCGTGAAGGCGTAAATGGAGGCGAATTCCGGGCGCTGATGTGCCAGCAGGTGGGCCATGATGCCGCGCAGGGTAAAGACCAGCAGCTTGGAGCCGGGGATGCTGTTGGCCAGCAGGATGGCCGCTTTCACGGTCTTGTGCTTGTTTGTCTTCAGGGGCGCATCACTGGCGAAGCGGCCGGAGGGATACTTTTGCTCAATGCGGCGGATGACAGTGTCCAGCACCTCCACGCATTTGTCCGGATAACGGCCCACGCTGGTTTCTCCGCTGAGCATCACACAGTCCACCTGCTCAATGACGGCATTAAAAATATCCGTCACCTCGGCGCGGGTCGGCACGGGGTTTTCGATCATGCTTTCCAGCATCTGGGTGGCGACGATCACCTTGCGGCCGTGGTAGGAGCAGCGCTCGACGATCTGGCGTTGGATGAGCGGCAGGTCCTCGATGGGGCACTCGCTGCCGAGATCTCCACGCGCCACCATGATGCCGCCGCTGGCCTCCACGAGGGTATCGAGATTTTGAAGCGCCTGCTGGTTTTCGATCTTCGCAATGACGCGCGCCTTGCTGCCCTTTTGCTCCAGGAGCAGCTGAAGATGCTGGATGTGGGCGGGCTCGCGGGCAAAGCTGAGGGCAAAGTAATCCGCACCCAGCTCGCAGCCGAGGTCCAGGTCGGCATAGTCTTTTTGGGTGAGCGGCGGCAGGCGCACAGGGACGCCGGGGAGGTTGATGTGACGGCGGGACTTCATCTCGCCCTTGGTCAGGACGGTGCCGATGACGCGCTTTTCAGTAATCTCGGTGGCCTTGATCTGGAT
Encoded proteins:
- a CDS encoding sugar phosphate isomerase/epimerase family protein; the protein is MSTSRRQFLRTTSLLTAATALPAWQNVAAAPDVPHALAGRLYKTLKIGMVKVDGSLTDKFKAAKQAGFMGIELNAPPMDVEETKKAIAESGLPVDGTVCGSHWKIRHTSADAATRAQALADLKTALRDTHAVGGHSVLLVVGKGEDGPENEIWPRSVENIAKAVPLAAELGVSIVIENVWNQFLYNHDGGADQTADKFVKYVDEFNSPWVGMQFDIGNHWKYGSMGDWIRQLGKRVIKLDVKGFSRAESKFTPIGEGDIDYADVRKALLEINYHGWLAAEVAGGDLAYLTGVSQQMDAAFGL
- the pyk gene encoding pyruvate kinase, with protein sequence MPDMRKTKILCTLGPATESAEVITTLMEKGADIFRLNMSHASHDWVRMVYARIREAAAKGSKEIAVLMDLTGPSIRTGDVEQPWQLQVGDWVEFRCKPEVAATVPLSVTVNYPELGKDLKVGDIIMVDGGMIQIKATEITEKRVIGTVLTKGEMKSRRHINLPGVPVRLPPLTQKDYADLDLGCELGADYFALSFAREPAHIQHLQLLLEQKGSKARVIAKIENQQALQNLDTLVEASGGIMVARGDLGSECPIEDLPLIQRQIVERCSYHGRKVIVATQMLESMIENPVPTRAEVTDIFNAVIEQVDCVMLSGETSVGRYPDKCVEVLDTVIRRIEQKYPSGRFASDAPLKTNKHKTVKAAILLANSIPGSKLLVFTLRGIMAHLLAHQRPEFASIYAFTPHLHVSRTLVSARGVQPFVLPFEEGTPDKAIRDAMDMLRKHGHIKTGDPLVILSDALYDGINVDAILLRDA
- a CDS encoding DUF1549 and DUF1553 domain-containing protein; the protein is MRLLSVILLTGLPLCISVAARAATDEVMPTPWSFQPLQKTEPPPVKNTAWPRNRIDHYILGRMESAGLKPAAPADARTLLRRLAYDLTGLPPAQAGLEAGNGIPTEDIPAAITRLLASAHYGERWARHWLDLARYTDRVPTWLTTTKSSYLYRDWVVKAFNEDMPYDRFILRQLATDYLPEYGPQELPALGFLGLSPSYFKELQLPPDIIKTTVADEWEEHVDAVSRTFLGLTVACARCHDHKSDPISAEDYYALAGVFASVKKTERPTMDEELWAPVAVAREKVAALEKEITDLKKKKQKDLAAQIAERQKEITAIQGRTPHYNVPMANAVEEAALYVVEADNKKGTKLDYKTGMARDLELHKRGNPNDVGQVVPRRFLSAFPSKTGSPRLFTQGSGRLELAQALIEDAAPLTARVIVNRVWKHHFGRGLVDTPSEFGNLGEAPSHPELLDDLSARFIERGWSFKWLHREILSSATWQQSSLAPESEQRDPENKFFSRMPRRRLDWESWRDAILSASGRLDLSLGGPALDISAPDNGRRSLYGASDRQDMHPMLRIHDVPDPGSHSPWRVETITPLQGLFALNSPFMLEQADVLGGVLLNSNAANLEARIGQVYTRLYQRSPNRLEKAAALRFFQGRETDPAVWSQYAQALLAGNEMQFVD
- a CDS encoding SDR family oxidoreductase, whose protein sequence is MSVLDQFRLHQRRALITGGTRGLGLAMARALAEAGAEVIICGSDAARLEAAVAELRAEGLSAEGLQADLSTPEEAESFCAEALRRFPVIDILVNNVGGRRINTPTEDLPLADWQRLLDLNLNQAFVCTKQLGGAMLPRGWGRVINITSIHAFWPGKAMRGRSYETAKAALTMFSKALAADWAAQGVTVNCIAPGPFMTEANERWVSKRPEFEQEIASAIPMGRWGRPDEIGGLAVYLASDASRFMTGSVLVLDGGKLLW